One Choristoneura fumiferana chromosome 25, NRCan_CFum_1, whole genome shotgun sequence genomic region harbors:
- the LOC141442043 gene encoding uncharacterized protein, translated as MTSRTPLKKESVAGASPSKTSLDRNVRRSIGEWEAVNSEAATFKLNTTQTQSGTVEKKATKPKMTSTPTTSNKTFIKTPPPVKETYKNRTSEARACLTSAKLHLKNSRNIKTEIKEEVTKALCRLYALVKEAEAGTGRAEEGREKPEVGTANKADASTSTDTLAQIPVNQERIISVLEKHAIAIAQNTAKMIELGTQIDSHNDAIKLIPAVTYASAVASKAPQQRRDTLHSVVVSSSNETETGEAILSRIREAVDAKEGWVKVERVRKAKDRKVIMGFGTKQERDKVKDRLSRRTADLVVEDIRNKDPLLVLKNVLTINSDEDVVGALRNQNKELFRGLGAEDDRIEVRFRKKLRNPHLNHVVIGTSPVIWRKAIDLGSLHIDLQRVRVEDQTPLVQCTRCLGYGHGRRFCKEPADVCSHCGGPHLRAECADWLSGVQPRCRNCVRQGLEDAGHNVFNEDCPVRKKWDLLARSAVAYC; from the coding sequence ATGACGAGTAGAACTCCGCTGAAGAAGGAGTCGGTGGCGGGGGCGTCACCTTCTAAAACTAGTTTAGATAGAAACGTGAGGCGTAGTATAGGAGAGTGGGAGGCAGTGAACTCCGAAGCTGCGACCTTTAAATTAAACACGACGCAGACACAGTCAGGTACTGTAGAGAAAAAGGCTACTAAGCCAAAGATGACGTCCACGCCAACGACTAGCaataagacttttattaaaaCACCACCACCGGTAAAAGAGACCTATAAAAACAGGACTTCTGAAGCGCGAGCCTGCCTTACGTCGGCGAAGCTTCACCTCAAAAACTCTAGGAACATAAAGACGGAGATAAAGGAGGAGGTTACGAAGGCTCTGTGTCGTCTTTATGCTCTTGTGAAAGAGGCAGAGGCTGGGACGGGCAGGGCAGAGGAAGGGAGAGAAAAGCCAGAAGTAGGAACAGCCAATAAAGCGGATGCTTCAACCTCCACCGACACCCTCGCACAAATTCCTGTTAATCAGGAACGTATAATTTCAGTTCTTGAAAAACACGCCATTGCAATTGCGCAAAACACTGCGAAAATGATAGAGCTGGGAACACAAATTGACAGTCACAATGACGCCATAAAGCTAATACCGGCGGTCACGTACGCGAGTGCAGTTGCATCGAAAGCCCCCCAACAGAGACGCGACACCCTCCACTCAGTGGTGGTATCGTCAAGTAACGAGACGGAGACTGGCGAGGCCATCCTTAGTAGGATAAGGGAGGCTGTCGATGCAAAAGAGGGATGGGTGAAGGTGGAGAGAGTCCGTAAGGCCAAGGACCGTAAGGTTATTATGGGCTTTGGCACGAAACAAGAACGGGACAAAGTAAAAGACCGACTAAGTAGGAGAACGGCCGACCTCGTCGTCGAGGACATTCGAAACAAAGATCCGCTTTTGGTCCTGAAGAATGTCCTCACCATAAACTCGGATGAGGATGTGGTGGGGGCTCTTCGGAACCAGAACAAGGAGCTGTTTCGTGGCCTGGGCGCGGAGGACGACCGTATCGAAGTTAGATTTAGGAAGAAGCTGAGGAATCCTCATTTGAATCACGTGGTGATCGGCACCTCCCCAGTGATATGGCGTAAGGCGATAGACCTGGGGAGTTTGCACATTGACCTACAGCGGGTAAGAGTTGAAGACCAGACGCCGCTGGTTCAGTGCACGCGCTGCCTTGGCTACGGGCATGGCAGACGCTTCTGTAAGGAGCCGGCGGATGTTTGCAGCCACTGTGGGGGTCCCCATCTAAGAGCGGAATGTGCGGATTGGTTGTCAGGAGTGCAACCGAGATGCAGGAACTGCGTAAGACAGGGACTTGAAGATGCCGGGCACAACGTGTTCAACGAGGACTGTCCCGTTAGGAAGAAGTGGGATTTACTGGCACGGTCGGCCGTGGCATACTGCTAA